The Thermanaerovibrio acidaminovorans DSM 6589 genome contains a region encoding:
- a CDS encoding methyl-accepting chemotaxis protein, whose amino-acid sequence MISQSRQGARRTEAAVSHLAENASNIGAIVGTINAIAEQTNLLALNAAIEAARAGEAGRGFAVVAEEVRKLAEESKGATGKINEILNDIQKGSAQAVEETLQSLRQVERTVEQSGLIEVQFNHILEQVNAIGGMIESLAAHAEELGASSEEMSGAMDAAARSIGEVTQQVDQMVQAVRQQAEANQQVTSSSETLSAVAESLMEHVRRFRIGDAREALETSPSRGVIPLGQEAYNPA is encoded by the coding sequence ATGATATCCCAAAGCCGCCAGGGGGCCCGGAGGACCGAGGCGGCGGTCTCCCACCTGGCGGAGAACGCCAGCAACATAGGCGCCATAGTGGGGACCATAAACGCCATAGCGGAGCAGACGAACCTGCTGGCCCTTAACGCCGCCATCGAGGCCGCTCGGGCGGGGGAGGCGGGCAGGGGCTTCGCGGTGGTGGCCGAGGAGGTCCGGAAGCTGGCGGAGGAGAGCAAGGGGGCCACGGGGAAGATAAACGAGATCCTGAACGACATCCAAAAGGGGTCCGCCCAGGCGGTGGAGGAGACCCTCCAGAGCCTCCGTCAGGTGGAGAGGACCGTCGAGCAGTCCGGCCTGATAGAGGTCCAGTTCAACCACATACTGGAGCAGGTGAACGCCATAGGGGGCATGATCGAGTCCCTGGCGGCCCATGCGGAGGAGCTGGGCGCCTCGTCAGAGGAGATGAGCGGCGCCATGGACGCCGCGGCCCGCTCCATCGGGGAGGTCACCCAGCAGGTGGATCAGATGGTCCAGGCGGTGAGGCAGCAGGCGGAGGCCAACCAGCAGGTCACATCCTCCAGCGAGACCCTCTCAGCGGTGGCGGAGTCCTTGATGGAGCACGTGAGGCGCTTCCGGATCGGAGACGCCAGGGAAGCGCTGGAAACCTCCCCCAGCCGCGGGGTCATCCCCCTGGGACAGGAGGCCTACAACCCCGCTTAA
- a CDS encoding DUF6079 family protein, translating to MAGKFTGEEVDERGESAIAILVQNESHLMPVICALAGNAGFAKQKGQSVAGVAGKICGRFNAVRTGTGMVTMSLRGILIGRLWWGLVAMGVVLFPVGGRGG from the coding sequence GTGGCTGGGAAGTTCACCGGGGAAGAAGTGGACGAGCGAGGGGAGTCGGCGATAGCGATCCTGGTTCAAAATGAATCGCACCTCATGCCCGTGATCTGTGCCCTGGCCGGAAACGCCGGTTTCGCAAAGCAGAAGGGCCAGAGCGTGGCCGGTGTTGCGGGCAAGATATGCGGGCGCTTCAATGCGGTTCGGACCGGTACCGGCATGGTCACCATGTCTCTGCGCGGTATCCTCATCGGTCGCCTGTGGTGGGGCCTGGTAGCCATGGGTGTCGTGCTCTTTCCCGTTGGCGGACGAGGAGGTTAG
- a CDS encoding MutS-related protein yields the protein MVRRIYRITLEYLERKAQQWLCLSPRHASPSSVLSGSQRLLEASLDLLEELRRLAREEAHRFPSAAFGAFFDSIGRELDDDYMGQLRHHVKALGLREGVTISARLGMGNEGTGYALCEEAPRAGGLLQRALGTRAAGFSFDPRDEGSFNALGDIRDRAVLRAARVATQGAGHVEGFFTLLRFELAFYLGCANLHRALTEMGLPVTFPIPDPMGSGGLSCRDLYHVSMALENRGRAVGNRVRWAGSPLMVITGVNRGGKTTFLRGLGLAQLMMQAGMFVGASHMEAELASGIFSHFRQEEDASMRSGKFEEELTRLEAVVDALRPGGLLLLNESLSATNEREGSAVAQEILKGLLDRGIRVAYVTHLHQLVASLERHMGDRVLFLSPERLEDGTRTFRLMEGPPRGTGFGVDLYRRIMGS from the coding sequence GTGGTGCGGCGGATCTACCGGATAACCCTGGAGTATCTGGAGAGGAAGGCCCAGCAGTGGCTGTGTCTGTCCCCCCGGCACGCCAGCCCCAGCTCGGTGCTGAGCGGATCCCAGCGGCTCCTGGAGGCCTCGCTGGACCTGCTGGAGGAGCTGAGGCGCCTGGCCCGGGAGGAGGCCCACCGCTTCCCCTCCGCCGCCTTCGGCGCTTTCTTCGACTCCATAGGGAGGGAGCTGGACGACGATTACATGGGGCAGCTGAGGCATCACGTGAAGGCCCTGGGGCTCCGGGAGGGGGTCACCATAAGCGCCAGGCTGGGGATGGGCAACGAGGGGACCGGTTACGCCCTCTGCGAGGAGGCACCCCGGGCAGGTGGGCTTCTCCAGCGGGCCCTCGGGACCCGGGCGGCGGGGTTCTCCTTCGATCCCCGGGACGAGGGGTCCTTCAATGCCCTGGGGGACATCAGGGACAGGGCAGTGCTCCGGGCCGCCAGGGTAGCTACCCAGGGGGCGGGGCACGTGGAGGGCTTCTTCACCCTGCTTCGGTTCGAGCTGGCCTTCTACCTGGGGTGCGCCAACCTCCACCGGGCCCTGACCGAGATGGGCCTGCCGGTCACCTTCCCGATCCCCGATCCCATGGGTAGCGGGGGCCTCTCCTGCCGGGACCTGTACCACGTGTCAATGGCCCTGGAGAACCGGGGCAGGGCGGTGGGGAACCGGGTCCGCTGGGCAGGATCGCCCCTGATGGTGATCACCGGGGTCAACCGGGGGGGCAAGACCACGTTCCTCAGGGGGTTAGGGCTGGCGCAGCTCATGATGCAGGCCGGCATGTTCGTGGGGGCCAGCCATATGGAGGCGGAGCTGGCCAGCGGCATCTTCTCCCACTTCAGACAGGAGGAGGACGCCTCCATGAGGAGCGGCAAGTTTGAGGAGGAGCTGACGAGGCTGGAGGCCGTGGTGGACGCCCTGCGGCCCGGGGGATTGCTTCTGCTCAACGAGTCCCTCTCGGCCACCAATGAGCGGGAGGGATCTGCGGTGGCCCAGGAGATCCTCAAGGGGCTTTTGGACCGGGGTATCCGGGTGGCCTACGTCACCCACCTGCACCAGCTGGTGGCGTCCCTGGAACGGCACATGGGGGACCGGGTGCTCTTTCTGTCCCCCGAGAGGCTCGAGGACGGCACCAGGACCTTCAGGCTAATGGAGGGGCCGCCCCGGGGCACCGGCTTTGGCGTGGACCTGTACCGGCGGATCATGGGATCCTGA
- a CDS encoding MutS-related protein produces MRFRRHRGQEVEMNLRQRVGMGHVEARILEMVARLFPEPFRRLVGFCEAHREIFHPAVLRFHREVQFYLAYLDFIAPLKAKGLHFCYPSLSGSKEVLGEEAFDLALADRLIESGGEVVTNSFHTSGDERILVVTGPNQGGKTTFARTFGQLHHLARLGCPVPGRRAETFLFDRILTHFERAEDVSSLTGKLEEELLRVRDMLREGGRDSIFILNEPFSSTTWADGLEIGRRVMEAIREKGALCVWVTFLDELAHAMTLVRKHRLTCHDVIRRIGS; encoded by the coding sequence GGGACACGTGGAGGCCCGGATACTGGAGATGGTGGCCCGGCTCTTCCCGGAGCCGTTCCGGCGGCTGGTGGGGTTCTGCGAAGCCCACCGGGAGATCTTCCATCCCGCGGTGCTCAGGTTTCACCGGGAGGTTCAGTTCTACCTGGCCTACCTGGACTTCATCGCCCCCCTCAAGGCGAAGGGGCTCCACTTCTGCTACCCCTCGTTGTCCGGATCGAAGGAGGTCCTGGGGGAGGAGGCCTTCGACCTGGCCCTGGCCGATCGGTTGATCGAGTCCGGGGGTGAGGTGGTGACCAACTCCTTCCACACCTCCGGGGACGAGCGGATCCTGGTGGTCACCGGCCCCAACCAGGGGGGCAAGACCACCTTCGCCAGGACGTTCGGCCAGCTACATCACCTGGCCAGGCTTGGCTGCCCCGTCCCGGGCAGGAGGGCGGAGACCTTCCTTTTCGACCGGATCCTGACCCATTTCGAGAGGGCGGAGGATGTGAGCTCCCTGACCGGCAAGCTGGAGGAGGAGCTGCTGAGGGTGAGGGACATGCTTCGGGAGGGTGGGCGGGACAGCATATTCATCCTGAACGAGCCCTTCAGCTCCACCACCTGGGCGGACGGGCTCGAGATCGGCCGACGGGTGATGGAGGCCATAAGGGAGAAGGGGGCTTTGTGCGTCTGGGTCACCTTCCTGGACGAGCTGGCCCACGCCATGACCCTGGTCAGGAAGCACCGGCTCACCTGCCATGACGTGATCAGGAGGATAGGATCATGA
- a CDS encoding L-2-amino-thiazoline-4-carboxylic acid hydrolase: MTFQDAPVDHLTRRRIEAQVLKPLIRLLEERLGREEARRILSQALNSISREDGRALAERLGRNDLKAFRDHVLPMWSGSGHMDLEVLESAPGTLEFDVTRCDYLVLYRELGLEDYAEVLSCDRDWAFLEGFNPNLRLRRDETLARGDGCCAFRYTSDR, from the coding sequence TTGACGTTCCAGGATGCTCCGGTTGATCACCTGACCAGGCGCCGGATAGAGGCCCAGGTCTTAAAGCCCCTCATAAGGCTGTTGGAGGAGCGGCTTGGGCGGGAGGAGGCCCGTCGGATCCTGTCCCAGGCGCTTAACTCCATATCCCGGGAGGATGGCCGGGCCCTGGCGGAGAGGCTGGGGCGGAACGACCTCAAGGCCTTCCGGGATCACGTGTTGCCCATGTGGTCCGGATCGGGGCACATGGACCTGGAGGTGTTGGAGTCCGCCCCTGGGACCCTGGAGTTCGACGTGACCCGCTGCGACTACCTTGTCCTGTACCGGGAGCTGGGGCTGGAGGACTACGCGGAGGTGCTGTCCTGCGATAGAGACTGGGCCTTCCTCGAGGGGTTCAACCCGAACCTGAGGCTCCGGAGGGATGAGACCCTGGCCAGGGGGGACGGGTGCTGTGCGTTCCGCTACACGTCGGATCGATAG
- a CDS encoding cupin domain-containing protein, producing the protein MVEQVFALSKGNETAVEKVIFDENLHYLHMVFNKTEGLPEHFSNSNVYITVVRGKLSIGLNDQEIHEYEAGTLLKIPYQTKMNVKNLNEETLELIIVKAPAPKS; encoded by the coding sequence ATGGTCGAACAGGTATTTGCACTGTCAAAAGGTAATGAAACGGCAGTCGAGAAAGTTATTTTTGATGAGAACCTGCACTATTTGCACATGGTGTTTAACAAAACAGAGGGGTTGCCGGAACACTTTTCCAACTCAAACGTGTATATTACTGTTGTTCGCGGAAAACTTTCTATAGGTTTGAATGATCAGGAGATCCATGAATATGAAGCCGGTACACTGCTAAAAATCCCATATCAAACGAAAATGAATGTTAAAAACCTGAATGAAGAAACCTTGGAACTAATAATTGTAAAGGCACCTGCCCCTAAAAGTTGA
- a CDS encoding methyl-accepting chemotaxis protein — MKVSMRTGMIGTAVLLLGISCGILFWFSLSSLRSSTEELSKRSFEDKVSGAINVMEQLVSRDYGRLRLEDGKLVDSTGRPVEDRYELVDNLSSAMGVVATIFKAQDDDFVRVATSVRKEDGSRAVGTTLGRDSAAYEPVRSGRTYMGTAKILGKEHVTVYKPYKDDQGRIIGILFVGTPVEQVQMIARSQSSRASRGLSIIFLASILVTVAGFIFLSQRLIVCPLLGLRPVLEAMGDGNFAVRYDYRGPILELEALGEAVEGLRSRITPLIKELQEGCATITADAEGLAEVAENVSAQGEDLVARIGSVDAMVKGPPRPSRRSPTRARRWPRPPRGWPLPPRS; from the coding sequence ATGAAGGTTTCGATGCGCACCGGCATGATAGGCACCGCGGTCCTGCTGTTGGGGATCAGTTGCGGCATCCTGTTCTGGTTCTCCTTGAGCAGCCTCAGGTCCTCCACGGAGGAACTGTCCAAGCGGTCCTTCGAGGACAAGGTCTCGGGGGCCATCAACGTGATGGAGCAGCTGGTGTCCCGGGACTACGGGAGGCTACGGCTGGAGGACGGGAAGCTGGTGGACTCTACGGGCAGACCGGTGGAGGACAGGTACGAGCTGGTGGACAACCTGTCCAGCGCCATGGGAGTGGTGGCCACCATATTCAAGGCCCAGGACGACGACTTCGTCCGGGTGGCCACGTCGGTCAGGAAGGAGGACGGCTCCCGGGCGGTGGGGACCACCCTGGGCCGGGACAGCGCCGCCTACGAGCCGGTCCGGTCCGGCAGGACCTACATGGGGACCGCTAAGATCCTGGGCAAGGAGCACGTTACGGTCTACAAGCCCTACAAGGACGATCAGGGGCGGATCATAGGTATCCTCTTCGTGGGCACCCCGGTGGAGCAGGTCCAGATGATTGCCAGGAGCCAGAGCTCCAGGGCCTCCCGGGGGCTATCGATCATATTCCTGGCCTCTATCCTGGTTACCGTAGCGGGGTTCATCTTCCTCTCCCAGAGGCTCATCGTATGCCCCCTGCTGGGGCTGCGCCCGGTATTGGAGGCCATGGGGGACGGTAACTTCGCGGTCCGTTACGATTACCGGGGTCCCATCCTGGAGCTCGAGGCCCTTGGGGAAGCGGTGGAGGGCCTTCGGTCCAGGATAACGCCCCTCATAAAGGAGCTTCAGGAGGGTTGCGCCACAATCACCGCCGACGCGGAGGGGCTGGCGGAGGTGGCGGAGAACGTAAGCGCCCAGGGGGAGGATCTGGTGGCCCGGATCGGATCCGTGGACGCCATGGTCAAGGGGCCTCCACGTCCATCGAGGAGGTCACCCACGCGAGCCAGGAGGTGGCCCAGACCGCCCAGGGGGTGGCCATTGCCGCCCAGGAGCTGA
- a CDS encoding DUF4412 domain-containing protein, whose translation MGNLRGALWALLAAAIGLGILTGSAVAAEFSARMVTRDQSGEEASGRVFVKGQRIRQEITQEGQTLVTIIRLDRKVMWLIMDQEGAYMEMPLGRLSEDPSLVKGADPKRVRQLGTETINGIRCDKFQVTEEDGTVVTQWVSQELGWPIKGEVRSREGTWSHEYRDVRRGGVPDHLFEVPKGLKRMTVPGM comes from the coding sequence ATGGGCAATCTCCGGGGGGCCCTTTGGGCCCTTCTGGCGGCGGCGATAGGTCTTGGGATCCTCACCGGATCCGCGGTGGCGGCGGAGTTCTCCGCCCGGATGGTGACCCGGGACCAGAGCGGGGAGGAGGCCTCCGGCAGGGTCTTCGTGAAGGGGCAACGGATCCGCCAGGAGATCACCCAAGAGGGGCAGACGCTGGTGACCATCATCCGTCTTGACCGCAAGGTCATGTGGCTGATCATGGATCAGGAGGGGGCCTACATGGAGATGCCCCTGGGGCGGCTCTCCGAGGACCCGTCACTGGTCAAGGGGGCGGATCCGAAGAGGGTTAGGCAACTGGGGACCGAGACGATCAACGGGATCAGGTGCGACAAGTTTCAGGTGACCGAGGAGGACGGGACGGTGGTGACCCAGTGGGTCTCCCAGGAGCTGGGCTGGCCCATAAAGGGGGAGGTGCGCTCCCGGGAGGGGACCTGGTCCCACGAGTACCGGGACGTCAGGAGGGGGGGCGTGCCGGACCACCTCTTCGAGGTCCCCAAGGGGCTCAAGCGGATGACCGTGCCGGGCATGTAG
- a CDS encoding ArsR/SmtB family transcription factor encodes MMLDLIDGAVDSRVEMLKALAHPVRLRIVEVLGKGRLCVCQLAGMFPLDRTTVSKHLSVLKEAGVLEDCREGREIYYRLKIPCIGDFIACLDRMAAGGVCRCGSFGVKEDEA; translated from the coding sequence ATGATGTTGGACTTGATCGACGGAGCTGTGGATTCCCGGGTGGAGATGCTGAAGGCCCTGGCTCACCCGGTCAGGTTGAGGATAGTGGAGGTCCTGGGGAAGGGGAGACTTTGCGTGTGTCAGCTGGCGGGAATGTTCCCCCTGGATAGGACCACGGTCAGCAAGCACCTCTCGGTACTCAAGGAGGCCGGAGTGCTGGAAGATTGCCGGGAGGGGAGGGAGATATACTATCGGCTCAAGATACCCTGCATAGGGGATTTCATCGCCTGTCTCGACCGGATGGCCGCCGGAGGGGTCTGCCGGTGCGGATCCTTCGGGGTGAAGGAGGACGAGGCGTAG
- a CDS encoding GmrSD restriction endonuclease domain-containing protein encodes MKTPKHSLRKIVSFLNNPDEDGGFWLPNIQRPFVWSEDQICRLFDSILREYPISTLLIWKTKAEVRHRKFIDNYRSKLRLSDFYVPENGKKKCLVLDGQQRLQSLFIGLCGSYEGRELFLDILSGEVSAPDDVKFRFAFLDAGKASFPWIRFKDLVFNTADPLTAAEDLIAKAGRGLSPDERRKISRHVGIVFKTFHSDDGISYQELDSTENAELYTEDDVVEVFIRANSGGTRLGKSDLLFSLLSSSWDRADEQMEDLLSDLNRHGFAFTRDFVLKSCLTLLNQGARYEVSKFRKPGVREEIETRWQDITKALKDVLDFVRGKTFIRCDKALPSYLVLIPLVYSRYHFPDNWKAAQGIDSYLLRALISGAFSGTPDQLIDDCVGKIRERNGFDLNHLFDAIRSKGRSLELTEDRFWQMGYGSDSIHLLFNLWYREFNYTPAYDNNIPQVDHIFPQSALRKIKAVSPETGRLSIVKYKQDSRDQLANCMLLTQAENGAGGKSDTLPEVWFADKPESYLDMHLIPKDKDLWKIDRFEDFIEERKKLIRNKFSYLLAQKTQDNRIAQTGNDGPAPSIH; translated from the coding sequence ATGAAGACACCGAAACATTCCCTGCGGAAGATCGTCAGCTTCTTAAACAATCCTGACGAGGACGGCGGTTTCTGGCTGCCCAATATCCAGCGGCCGTTCGTCTGGAGCGAGGACCAGATCTGCCGTCTCTTCGACTCGATTCTGAGGGAATACCCCATCAGCACTCTGCTGATATGGAAGACCAAGGCTGAGGTCCGCCACAGAAAGTTCATCGACAACTACCGCAGCAAGCTCCGGTTGAGCGATTTTTACGTCCCCGAAAACGGCAAGAAGAAATGTCTGGTTCTGGACGGTCAGCAGAGACTTCAAAGCCTGTTCATCGGTCTGTGCGGCAGCTACGAAGGGCGGGAGCTTTTCCTCGACATTTTAAGCGGAGAGGTGTCCGCTCCGGACGACGTCAAGTTCAGGTTTGCCTTTCTCGACGCAGGCAAAGCCAGCTTTCCGTGGATCAGATTCAAAGACCTGGTCTTCAATACCGCCGATCCGCTTACCGCCGCGGAGGACCTGATCGCCAAAGCGGGCCGCGGACTCTCCCCTGATGAACGTCGCAAAATCAGCCGCCACGTCGGCATCGTATTCAAGACTTTTCATTCCGACGACGGGATTTCATACCAGGAGCTCGACAGCACCGAAAACGCCGAACTCTACACCGAAGACGACGTTGTGGAGGTCTTTATACGGGCTAATTCCGGCGGCACCCGGTTGGGCAAATCCGATCTGCTTTTTTCCTTGCTGAGCTCAAGCTGGGACCGCGCCGACGAACAGATGGAGGACCTCCTGTCGGACCTCAACCGCCACGGCTTCGCATTCACTCGTGATTTCGTTTTGAAATCATGCCTTACGCTGTTGAACCAAGGCGCACGCTATGAGGTCTCGAAGTTCCGCAAACCGGGCGTGCGGGAGGAAATCGAAACCAGGTGGCAGGACATCACGAAAGCGCTGAAAGACGTTCTGGACTTCGTCCGCGGGAAAACCTTCATCCGATGTGACAAAGCCTTGCCGTCCTATCTTGTCCTGATTCCGTTGGTCTATTCCCGCTATCATTTTCCAGATAACTGGAAGGCCGCGCAGGGGATAGACAGTTACCTGCTGCGTGCTCTAATCAGCGGCGCATTCAGCGGAACCCCGGACCAACTCATCGACGACTGCGTCGGAAAGATCAGGGAGCGGAACGGCTTCGATCTCAATCATCTGTTCGACGCCATCCGTTCGAAAGGACGAAGTCTCGAACTTACCGAGGATCGCTTCTGGCAGATGGGTTACGGTTCCGATTCGATCCATCTGCTTTTCAATCTGTGGTACCGTGAGTTCAATTACACGCCTGCTTACGACAACAACATTCCGCAAGTCGACCACATCTTTCCGCAGAGCGCCCTGAGAAAGATCAAAGCCGTCAGTCCGGAAACGGGTCGGCTCAGCATCGTGAAATACAAACAGGATTCGCGCGACCAGTTGGCCAACTGCATGTTGTTGACCCAGGCGGAGAACGGAGCCGGCGGCAAATCCGACACCCTGCCCGAAGTCTGGTTCGCCGACAAGCCGGAAAGCTACCTCGACATGCACCTGATACCGAAGGATAAGGACCTCTGGAAGATCGACCGCTTCGAAGACTTCATTGAAGAGCGCAAGAAGTTGATTAGAAATAAATTCTCGTATCTTCTTGCGCAGAAGACTCAGGATAATCGGATTGCACAAACGGGCAATGATGGACCTGCGCCATCTATTCATTGA
- a CDS encoding permease — protein sequence MNEEIKKFGYMALAFLGFYFLPVDSPRVKAAAVEALAMMHEYAREHVLLCLVPAFFIAGAISVFISSQAVMKYLGAGAKRWVAYTVAAVSGTILAVCSCTVLPLFAGIYKRGAGLGPASAFLYSGPAINVLAIVMTARILGFQMGLARAVGAVSFSVIIGVLMAFFFRHEELSRQQGFAQVPHDPADRPLWKTVWFMASMVLFLVFANLASPKVPVGLWAALYQVKWIVAGLALASTIASSHLWFSGDERFHWYSSTWGYALQVIPLLFSGVLVAGFLLGRPGHEALIPNQWVSGLVGGNSLFANFFASLVGAFMYFATLTEVPILQGLMGAGMGKGPALALLLAGPALSLPNMLVIRSVLGTKKTVVYVSLVVILSTVVGMIFGALAV from the coding sequence GTGAACGAGGAGATCAAGAAGTTCGGTTACATGGCGTTGGCCTTCCTGGGTTTCTACTTCCTGCCGGTGGACAGTCCCAGAGTTAAGGCCGCAGCGGTGGAGGCCCTGGCCATGATGCACGAGTACGCCAGGGAACATGTTTTGTTGTGTCTGGTGCCCGCCTTCTTCATCGCAGGGGCCATAAGCGTGTTCATATCCAGCCAAGCGGTGATGAAGTACCTTGGGGCGGGAGCCAAGCGATGGGTGGCTTACACTGTGGCCGCCGTGTCGGGCACCATCCTGGCGGTATGCTCCTGCACCGTTCTTCCCCTTTTCGCTGGGATCTACAAGCGGGGGGCCGGGCTTGGCCCTGCCTCGGCGTTCCTCTACTCCGGGCCGGCGATAAACGTGCTGGCCATAGTTATGACCGCCCGGATACTCGGCTTCCAGATGGGGCTCGCCAGGGCGGTGGGGGCGGTGAGCTTCAGCGTCATCATAGGGGTCCTGATGGCCTTCTTCTTCCGCCACGAGGAGCTCTCCAGACAGCAGGGCTTCGCTCAGGTCCCCCATGATCCAGCCGATCGTCCCCTTTGGAAGACGGTCTGGTTCATGGCCAGCATGGTGCTATTCCTGGTCTTTGCAAACTTGGCGTCCCCCAAGGTTCCGGTGGGCCTGTGGGCCGCCCTCTACCAGGTCAAGTGGATAGTGGCGGGGCTGGCCCTAGCCTCGACCATAGCCTCGTCTCACCTCTGGTTCTCCGGCGATGAGAGGTTCCATTGGTACAGCTCCACCTGGGGCTACGCCCTTCAGGTGATACCCCTCCTCTTCTCCGGGGTCCTGGTGGCCGGGTTTCTCCTGGGCCGTCCCGGCCATGAGGCTCTGATCCCCAACCAGTGGGTCTCCGGACTGGTGGGGGGCAACTCCCTCTTCGCCAACTTCTTCGCATCCCTGGTGGGGGCCTTCATGTACTTCGCCACCCTCACCGAGGTGCCCATACTACAGGGGCTAATGGGGGCGGGGATGGGCAAGGGGCCCGCGTTGGCCCTGCTTCTCGCGGGACCCGCCCTGTCGTTGCCCAACATGCTGGTGATCCGGAGCGTCCTGGGCACGAAGAAGACCGTTGTCTACGTGTCGTTGGTGGTCATCCTCTCCACCGTGGTTGGGATGATCTTCGGTGCCCTGGCAGTGTAG
- a CDS encoding DUF2188 domain-containing protein yields the protein MTLRTDGGWNVKEENASRASSSHDTKAEAVDRAKELAKNQELGQVVIHKKEMTIQTEHTYGKDPYPPKG from the coding sequence GTGACCCTTCGGACCGACGGCGGCTGGAACGTGAAAGAGGAAAATGCGTCAAGAGCATCCAGCAGCCACGATACGAAGGCGGAGGCTGTGGATCGAGCCAAGGAACTTGCGAAAAACCAGGAGCTCGGGCAGGTGGTGATCCACAAGAAGGAGATGACGATTCAGACCGAGCACACCTACGGAAAGGACCCATATCCGCCCAAGGGATAA